CTCCGATCTCTAAGCTATCTTTTGCTCGATCAATTAAAGATAGAATTCGCTGGCCCGCAAGATCCATCGATTAAGAATGCACTCTAAAGCCCATCAACATCTCTTGTTAAGATCAATGCAGTCTGAGCAACAGGCGTTTAGACAACGTATACCGACGTTATCTCTGCAAACATCGTATGAATTCCACCTCTACCCTCAAGCAGCTGATCGCCCATCCCATCTCATCTGAATTATTTCAGCCCTTTGGTCAGGTCATTTTTCCCAGCGCTGACGGTGCAGCCTACGGCCCTCAAGATGCCCAGCTCCAGCTTAGCAACGGCACACCCCGGTTTTACATCATGCGGCTAGACGCCAAAGGTCGCCAATTCCATACGATCACACGCCATCAGCAGTGTACACAGTGCCTCGGATCTTTAGGCGGTCAGGACTGGCTGATGGCCGTTGCACCGCCTTCAGAAGGCAAGCCTAATCCTGATGAGATTGTGGCATTTCAGATTCCTGGCAACTGCTTTATCAATCTCAAGATGGGCACCTGGCACGCTGGCCCCTACTTTGAGCAAGCCGCCATTGATTTTTACAATCTAGAACTCAGCGATACCAATATTACAGATCACGAGACCTGCAACCTGAAGGCAAGCTATGGTCTGGAATTTGAAATTCTAGGTTCTCAGTCGTAACGAGTCTGGCTAACGCGGGCAGAATCGCTAAGCCGCAAAGATCAAAAACACCTTGAGAACAAGGGTCAACATAATACAGAACACCAGGAACCCTAGCAAAAAATTACGGATCAGCGATTTCTGTTGATGCATGTTGTAGACACAAGCGAGTAGCTCACTCATAGAATTATCCATCAGAAGCCCTAGGCAAGGCAATTCTGAAGATCTATATTGATGCTCAGAAGTTGCCTGTGATAGGCTCAATTTTGGGAAGGCAATGTTATGTAATGCAGCGGTTCAGGGTCTGTATCCCTGACTGGCGCGCTGGGGCTGAAAATTGTCTGGGTGTGTACCGCAGAGCATAGTAAAGCTGGTTCCACCCTCTCTCAATTAGCTCAGTGGTAGAGCGCCGGACATCCGGCGGACGTGGGTTCGAATCCCACATTGAGTACCGCAAAGTTAGCTCAATGGTAGAGCAACAGACTCATAATCTGTGTGGCACAGGTTCAAATCCTGTACTTTACTCCACCCCAGCCCTGGGTATGGGCACCTTGTTAGGGACGAGTCCAAATGGTACGGGAGCAATCCCAAATCGGTTCAAGTCCGTGTTTTTCTCAACTCCGCTGTGCTGGCTGTTCGGCCACTGTCATCACCTGGTGGTGGCGATGGCAGCAGTGAAAGGCCAGTGAGATCGCAACTGATGATCGGTTCGAGTGTGTCCCTTCCAGTCGCTGAGTCCTTCGGGATAGGCGGCAGGAACAGCACATCTGCCAGAGGCTTGGCCAAACCTACGGGGGCGGTCGGGGGAAGGCATCTGGCTTAGTCCAGCCGGTCACAAGCGATCGCCCGCACTGACGCTGTGAACACCAGCAATAGTGGAGTTTTCAGACTAGCTTTAAATTTATTTTCAGAGACTGGGGCCAAGGGGACTGATAGAATCGCCCAATGTATGACAACACCTGCAAATTTCTTGCAGAGACGTTCTCAAGTGACTTTGCAACCTGGTTGCTGGGTAAGCCTGTCCCTTTGACCAAGCTAAGTCCATCTGAGCTATCGCTGGAACCGATTCGAGCAGACGCACTGATTCTCCTGGAGTCTGAAGAGCATGTCCTGCACATCGAGTTCCAAACTGAGCCTGATGCGACAATGCCCTACAGGATGGCTGATTATCGTCTAAGAGCTTTCCGCCGTTTCCCGAACAAACAGATGAAACAGGTGGTGGTTTACCTGACTCCAACGAAGTCGAGGTTCGTGCATCAGACTGTTTTTGAGATTCCGGGCACTCGTCACGAGTTCGGGGTTGTGAGGCTATGGGAGCAACCCACTCAACCGTTTCTCGATTCGCCAGGATTGCTACCCCTAGCTGTGCTCACTCAAACACTAGATAAGACTCAGACACTGAAACAGGTAGCTGTTCAAGCTGACTCTATTCAGGACAAGCAAGTACAAAGTAATGTGGTGGCTTCTGCTGCAATTCTGGCCGGGCTATCATTGGAGAGAAGCTTTATTAATCAGGTTCTGCGCAAGGAAATTATGAAGCAGTCTGTTATTTACCAGGACATTATTGATGAAGGGCGTCTAGAAGGGCATCGAGAGGGGCGTCTAGAAGAAAGTCAATCCCTTATTCTCCGTCAACTCAATCGCCGTGTTGGGGAGTTGCCCTTTGAACTGAGATCGCAACTCGCAAGATTATCCCTAGAGCAAACTGAAGCACTGGCAGAGGCACTGCTAGATTTTGCAGAACAGTCTGATCTTGTTGAGTGGCTAGAGAGACAGTAACAGCCAGCCCCGGATGCAATTTTCTAAGATATTTGCGATCGCAAACCGGGGCAAAAACTCAACTGATCAAGAATCCTCAATTTTGAGCGATGTAATCTTATCGCCTTGGGCGATCGCATTGACAACATCCATATCCTCAGTTTGGCCGAAGGTGGTATGTACACCATCTAAGTGTGCCTGCGGTGCATGACAGATAAAGAACTGACTGCCGCCGGTATCTTTGCCCGCGTGGGCCATCGAAAGCGTCCCGGCCTTGTGCTTGTTGTCATTAATCTCACACTTGATGGTGTAGCCGGGGCCAGCGGTACCGGTTCCCTTGGGACAGCCCCCCTGAATCATAAAGTTGGGAATCACTCGATGAAACGTAAGGCCGTCATAAAAGCCCTTATTCGCAAGATCAACAAAGTTCTTAACCGTGTTGGGTGCATCTTGAGCAAACAGCTCCAGGTTAATGGTGCCTTTATTCGTTTCCATAATGGCGCGAGTCATTGAGGTACCTCAAGTTGTTTACACTCCACGCTAGCGAACTTTGGTGCATTCCCCAAGGGTGGTTCGGCACGGATACCTCCTGCCAAAGACCGACGACTATTTCTACAGCCTCAGATCCAAATCGATAAAGAGCCACACTTTTGGTATGATTTGGTATGCAAAAAGCGTCAGAATTCTGATGGTCATTGAGCGTCTTGGCAAAGGGGCACGATAGAGCGTTCTAGCAAAACCGCTATTATCGCAGGGATCACCATCCAACCCCTCTAATTGCAGAAGGCACAAAAAAGCATGCACCCCCCCCACGACGATTCCCAACGTATCAGCGAGAGCACTAAGACACCGGCCTTAGAGATCAATGCTTCACGGCAGTTTACATCTTGGTTGGCAGAGCAGCAAGTGAGCCTGACGTTCACAACCTATCAGGCCGGTAAGGTTTTCTTCATCGGCCTACAGCCCGACGGTAAACTTTCGGTTTTTGAGCGCACCTTTAATCGCTGTATGGGTTTGTTTGCACAAGACTCCAGCCTTTATATGAGTTCGCTCTATCAGCTTTGGCGCTTTGAAAATGCCCTAGAGCCAGGGCAAACCCATCAAGGACATGACCGTCTCTATGTACCCCAGATTGGTTACGTTACGGGTGATTTAGATATTCACGATATTGTCGTTGACCGGGATGGACAGCTCATCTTTGTCAATACGCTCTTTAGCTGCTTAGCGACGGTTTGCGATCGCAACAGCTTTATCCCCCTTTGGCAGCCCCCCTTCATCACCAAACTCGCCGCCGAAGATCGCTGTCACCTGAACGGCCTAGCAATGCGCGATGGAAAGGCCCGCTACGTCACCGCTGTCAGCCGCAGCGACGTCACCGAAGGCTGGCGAGATCGCAGGCAAGACGGTGGCTGCATGATTGACATTGTCTCTAATGAAATCGTTGCCAGCGGACTGTCGATGCCCCACTCGCCTCGGTGGTATCGAGACAAGCTGTGGGTGCTCAACTCCGGCACCGGCGAATTTGGATTTATTGACTTAGAATTTGGAACCTTTCAACCCGTAGCCTTTTGTCCGGGGTATTTGAGGGGACTGGCATTTTGCGGAGACTTCGCGATCGTCGGTTTATCCAAGCCACGCGAGAACAAAACCTTCTCGGGATTACCCTTCAACGAAACCCTAAAAGAGAAAGACGTCGAACCTCGGTGTGGCTTGCTCGTGATTGACCTGCGGTCGGGTGACATCGTTCATACCCTCAACCTGGAGGGAATAGTGACCGAAATGTATGATGTCGCATTCTTGCCCGGCGTGCAGAGACCGATGGCCATTGGGTTCAAAACCGATGAAATTCGACGCACCATCACCGTTGGATCAAGTTCGACACAGTTGATCAACTAAGTTTTCAAATGAGTGGAGCATGTCAGCATGATCACAGTCAGTCTTTCGAACTTAAACGGAGAAAATGGTTTTGTCGTCCGCAGAATTACCTTCCCAGATCCGTCAGAGGGTGTTGGCTCGTCTGTTAGTGGAGCGGGAGACATTAACGGTGACGGATTTGACGATCTGATTCTGGGGCCAGATAGTGGCATGTACAAATATGGAGAGACCAAAGTCTATGTCATATACGGAAGCAGTGAGAATACCAGCGGTAGCTTGGGCTTAGCCGATCTCAATGGAAACAATGGCTTTATCATCGAGAGTGCCAACCCCAACAGCACTTCCATTAGACCCTCCAGTTTTGGCAGCGAATACAGTATTGAAACGGGCACAGCGGACAGCAATGCCGGATTTTCGGTCAGTGGGCTAGGCGACATCAACGGAGATGGCATTGATGACTTCATTATTGGCGCACCCAGAAGACCGCTCAAGATACCATTCAGTCCCCCTACCCCCGTCGGTTCAGGACAAGGTTACGTCGTCTTCGGTCGTTCTGAAGGCTTTAGCAAAAACTTCAGCCTAGCCGAGCTTGATGGTGAGACAGGCTTTGTCATTGAAAGCGACACGACCGGAAGCCTCACCGGACAATCCGTCAGCAACGTTGGGGACTTTAACGGCGATGGATTAGACGACATTATCATTGGAGCACCTGGCTTAGACCCTGCAGGAACTAGCTATCTAATCTTCGGCTCAGATAAGGGCTTCGATAAAAGCCTTGCGCTATCAGACTTAAATGGCAGTAATGGGTTCGCCCTATCTGGCAGCAGCATTGGTGATCAAACGGGGACTGCTGTCAGTGGAGCAGGCGATGTCAACGGTGATGGATTTGATGATCTCATTGTTGCTGCCCCCAACGGCAGCAATGCAGCAGGCATTACCTACGTCCTTTTCGGTACTAATACGACGCCCAGAAGTATCAACGTCGACAGCTTAAATGGAAACAATGGTTTCGCAATCTTTGGAGAAGAAACATACGACATCTCAGGACTTTCTGTCAGTGACATTGATGACTTTAACGGCGATGGATTTGATGACCTCATTATTGGTACAGGGAGTGGCACAAACGGTGTAGGAGTAAGCCACGTGATCTTTGGACAAGCTGACGGTTTTCCTGCAGCTTTGAACGTGAACGAAATCGACGGCAGGAATGGCTTTAGCATCGTCGGTGAAGAACGGACTGGCGCAGGCCGGTCTGTCAGCGGTGCAGGTGATATTAATGGTGATGGCTTAGGTGATGTTATTGTCGGCGCCCCCGATACCAATTATTTAGCTGGCGCTAGCTACGTTCTCTTCGGCCAACAAGACAGCGTCGAGCCAGCCGTAGATTTAGCGAATCTATCTCCCAGTCAGGGATTCTTGATCCCCGGTGATGAGAACTTCAGTCGTGGCTCAAATTCGTACGCTTACATTGGCGATGCTGTCAGTGGAGCAGGCGATATCAATGGGGATGGGATTGATGACTTGGTCATCGGTTCAAGGGGCGGCTTCATCATAGGGACCGGTTCTGCACAGAGCTATGTTGTCTTTGGCAACGCTCCGCCTGAGCTTGATCTAAATTCCAAGCAGGATGGTTTGAACTCTACCGCAACCTTTACACAAGGAGCCATTTCCCTTGCTAGACCAGGTAGCATAGCGGTCACAGATGCCAACACTTCCACTCTGAGAAGCGCAACGATCTCAATTACTAATCCTCTAGATAATGAATCAGAGATCCTAGCGGCTAACGTTAATGACACTGAGATTACGGCCACCTACGACAGTGCGACATCGACGCTGACCCTGACCGGGAAAGATACGCTTGAGAACTATCAGCGAGTTCTAGCAACCATTACCTATAACAATACGGCTGATAGCCCTGACCCGACAGATCGCTCCATCCAATTTGTCATCAATGATGGTGCAGATTTTAGTAATGAAAGTGCGATGGCCGATGGCCGGTCGGAGACCATCGCAACGACAGCCATCACGTTCGAGTTACTTAACAGAATTGACGGCACAAGTGATCCCGATACGCTGTTCGGAAGCCGAGAAGCGGATCGAATTATTGGCTTCGGCGGCAATGACTTCATCTCTGGGCGTTCTGGCAACGATGTCTTAGCAGGCAGATCAGGAAACGATCAGATCTTTGGTAACAACGGCAATGATAGCCTCAACGGCAATCGGGGCAACGATTTGCTCAACGGCGGCAGCGGGGACGACCTCCTGAGAGCTGGACAAGGCAAAGATAAACTCTTCGGCAGTCGAGGAGACGATATTCTGCGGGGCAATCAGGGAAACGATATCCTCCTGGGCGGTTCGGGCAACGACAGCCTCAATGGCGGAAAGGGTCTTGACCTCTTATATGGCAGTAGCGGAGATGATTCCCTCAAGGGAGGCAGTGGGGGTGATCGACTGTTCGGCGGGGTTGGCGATGACACCTTGCGTGGCGGCAATGGCATCGACCTACTCCAGGGCAGTCAGGGTCATGACCGACTTGACGGCGGCTTCGGAAGCGACAGTCTCTTTGGCGGTGCGGGGAGTGATCAATTTGTGCTGCGGGCAGGCGACGGCAACGACATTATTTTTGACTATCAAGACGACATTGATTCTTTTGCTCTGGATGGTCTAGATTTAGCCGATCTTGAGATTCATCAAGGATTAGGTCAAACAACCGTTCGGGTCAGAGAGACACAAGAAACGTTGGCAACCTTGCTGAATATACAGGCATCGATAGTCGAAGACACAGATTTTACTATCTCAACTTAAAAGTCTTTTGCAAGCACAAAAGCTTTAGTTTTCACGACCCTCGCCCTAAACATTGAACTGCAATCCAGACAACAACCATGGCTAACTCAATTCTCAAGCTCGAAGATCTCAACGGCAGTAACGGATTTGCCATTGTGGGCAACGGTGTTCCTTACAGCGGGTTGGCCATCGATGAAGTCGGGGACATCAATGGCGATGGACTCGATGACATCATTATCGGCAACCCTGCTGGTGGTGCAGATTCATTGGGAGAAGGCTATGTCATATTCGGGCGCTCTGATGGGTTTATCGATCGGCTTGATCTATCTAGCCTTGATGGCAGTAATGGGTTCATTATCAACGGTATTGCTGGACTTACCCGTGGCTTTGGTATTGGTTCTTTCGCCCGTGGCCTCGGAGACATCAATGTAGATGGAATCAGTGATGTAGCCATTGGTACATTTTCAGGTGATTCAAGATTTGTCATCTTCGGTCAGTCCGAAGCTTTCAGCGCCAGTATTGATCTGCAGCAGAGCCAAAACGCTTCTGTTCTTAACGTTGCAGGTTTAGTGAGCAGTGTGGGAGACATCAATAATGATGGCTTTAATGACTTCATTTTTGAAGGATCTGCCAACAATACAGTCAATATCATCTTCGGTAACGGTCAAGGTTTTGACGACTCCTTCGACGGTACGAACGTAGACGGTACGAACGTAGACGGCACCAATGGCTTTGAACTGCAGGTGAGTGAGGAGATCTCCCTCATCCGAGATACAGGAGACATTGTTCAAGATGCAGGAGACATCAACGGCGACGGCATTAACGATCTCATTATCGGTCGTCCATCTAGACAAAATACAACAAGCACAAGCCACATTGTTTTCGGCAGCAGCCAAGGATTTGCAGCCAGTCTCAACGTTGCTAACCTAGACGGCAGTAACGGATTCACGCTTAATGGATCGGGAGACAGCGTTGCGGTCAGCGGCGTGGGTGATTTCAACGGAGACGGAGTTGACGACTTTGTGATCGGGGCACCGTTCGCCAGTCCCAGCAATACTGCTAGCGCAGGCCAAAGCTATCTTGTTTTTGGTGGCCAAGACTTTGAGGCCAATTTTGATCTGGCTGACTTAGATGGCACAAACGGTTTCGCTATCAACGGCATTGGCATCAGCGATCAAGCGGGTTATGCCGTTAGTGATGCAGGCGATATTAACGGCGATGGCTTTGATGACATCATCATCAGTGCCTCCCAAGTTCGCTCACCCGGCAACTACACGCCAACTTTTTCCTATGGCCCTGGTCAGAACTATGTCATCTTCGGGTCTAGCGGTGGTTTCCAAGATCAGCTGAATCTTGCAGATCTTGATGGCAGCAATGGTTTTTCTATTGAGGAGCCTGATCTCAACGGCAATTTTCAAAGCTCTTCTGTCAGTGGTGCAGGCGATATCAACGGCGACGGCATTGATGATCTGGTCATTGGCACTCCTGAAGACAGTACGAGCTACGTGGTGTTTGGCAATACTGCACCAGAGCTCGATCTCAATGGCTCAGACGATGGCAATAATATTTCCGTCAACTTTACCGGCGGTCCTATTCGAGTGCTTGAGAGCGCCAGCATCTTAGACTCCAACACTTCTACGCTGGCAGGTATCACCGTCACGATTGCCAATCCCTTAGATGGTAATGCTGAAACGCTAGCAGTTGAAACAGGCGGGACGAGCATCACCACTGCATTTGATCCGACGATGGCCACCCTGACGCTCAGCGGTCAGGACACTCCCGCAGCTTACCAACAGGTTCTTGCCACGCTGACCTATAACAACACATCGGCTAGCCCCAATAGCACTGCGCGTCGGCTCCGTATTGTCGCTGACGATGGCGAGGCTCACAGCAACAAGGGCAGCATCGCCATTGCTTCAGTTGTTTTTCCGCCTGCAGGTGAATTGAATCGTTTGCCTGAGGCTGAGAGGGATGCGATCGCAACCCTAGAGAATATCCCTATAACCCTCAACGTACTCGACAATGATCGCGATCTAAACGGTGATGCCCTAGAGCTTACGAACATCAACGTCAGCAATACTCGCGGCACCGTCACGGAGACCGGCAACGGCACCCTCAGGTATGACCCTAGTGGCGGATTTGATTTCCCGGCACCCGGTATTGAATTCACAGATCGGTTTGAATACACCGTCAGCGACGGCCAGGGCGGAACTGACACAGCAGAAGTCATCGTCACAGTCACGGGCACATTCGACACACCCTTTGAGCTAGCCGATCTAGACAGCAGTAGCGGCTTCACTATCGACGGTCTTCAGGCAGACGATCGCCTCGGCCGTGCCGTCAGCAATGCTGGCGATATTAATGGTGATGGCCTTGACGATCTTGCCTTCTTCTCGGGTGTCGAAGGCCTCATTGTTTTTGGTCAAGAGGCGGGCCAACCATCAGCGACGGATCTTACGGTGCTAGACGGTACGAACGGTTTCTCTCTTCGAAGTTCCTATGGCCCCAACGCCATCAGCAGCGCTGGCGATGTCAATGGCGATGGCTTCGATGATCTCATTATTAGCGAGGCAACCTACACCTACGAATCAGGCGGTCTTGGAACCTATATCGTTTTCGGCAGCGATCAAGGCTTCAGCCCTAGGCTTGGGATTGAAGATCTAGACGGTACCAATGGTTTTGTCATCTCTAGGATCAGCAATGCCGGTGCAGACAGCGTTTCTGCCGATGGCATCGGCGACTTCAACGGGGATGGTATTGATGACATCGTGACTGGAGACAGCGGTTCAGGGAACGGCTACGTATTGGGTTCCAGCACTGTTGTGTTTGGTACCACCAGTGGCTTTGACCCACGCATCGACCCTATAGCTCTTGATGGCAGTAATGGCTTTCAAATCACAAACTTGATTTCTCCGACGGTGGGGGCTGCAGGTGACATCAACGGCGACGGCTTTGCCGATATTGTTGTTGGCGATACCCGCAGAGACAACTACGACAGTCAGATTGGCAAAACATACGTTATTTTTGGAGGCCGTCGCGATTTTAACGCCAGTCTTGATACCTCTGAGCTAGACGGCACCAACGGCTTTGTTCTCGAAGGCGTCGTGCGAGGCGATCAAGCAGGGGGCGCAGTCAGTGGAACGGGAGATATCAATGGGGATGGCGTTGATGATCTGCTGATTAGCGCAACCGGTACTCGCTTTTTCGGCAACATCAATACGGGGCAAAGCTACATCGTTTTCGGCAACGCCAACGGATTCGACGCCACCGTTAGTCTTGCCGATCTCGATGGCACCAATGGTTTTACCCTTGCAGCCATTAATACCAATGCAGGCACATCGGTCAGTGGCGCTGGAGACATCAACGGCGATGGCTTAAACGACTTCATCGTTGGCGATACTGACGACTATGACAGCGAAGATAGCGGCAGAGCCTACGTCGTTTTTGGTCAAACAGAAGGGTTCTCCCCCATACTCAACCTGACAGAGCTGAACGGTTTTAACGGTTTCATCTTAAATGGCGTTGCGGCTAATGACGATGCGGGTAGCGCCATCAGTACCGCCGGAGACATCAATAACGACGGTATTGACGATCTGATCGTAGGGGCGCCCAATGCTGACCCAAACGGCAGAGATGATGCGGGAAGCAGCTACGTTGTCTACGGCAATGCCGCGCCTGAATTGGACCTTGATAATGGGCAGGCAGGCCGTGATGCAGCAATCACGTTCACGGGTGAAGCCGTCGCCATCAATCTAAATCTGACGGTTGCTGACGCCAATAGCCCCACCCTCGCAAAGGCAACCATTGTTATTACTAACTCTCTAGATAGTGCATCTGAGAGCCTAGCCGCAGTCGTCAATGACACGAACATCACCGCAGTATACGACAGTGCCCGATCAACCTTGACGCTCACTGGAGAAGATACGGTCGAGAACTATCAGCAAGCCTTGCAGACCGTTACCTATAGCAACACCTCAGCAGCACCTGACACCACAGAGCGCACCATTCAGTTTGTTCTGGACGATGGGTCTGGCTTTAGCAACAACAGCACGGTGGCAACCACGACAGTCTCCTTCGAGCTGCTAAATCAAGTTAACGGCACCGACAATGCGGACCGGCTGACGGGCACACCTGATGAAGATCGAATCCGCGGCTTTGGCGGCAATGACTTCATTCGCGGACGTTCGGGTAACGATGTACTAATTGGCAACTCTGGCAAAGATCAAATATTTGGCAGTCGAGGCAACGACTCTCTCTACGGGAATCGGGGCAACGATCTTCTCAATGGCGGCAGCGGCAACGACCTCCTGAGAGCTGGGCAAGGTAAAGACAAACTTTTTGGCAGTCGAGGGGACGATATTCTGCGGGGCAACGACGGGGACGATCTCCTCTTGGGTGGTGCGGGTAATGACCGCCTCAATGGTGGCAATGGTCTTGATCTATTAAACGGCAGCAACGGCGATGATTTCCTGAAGGGAGGCAAGGGTGATGATCGACTGTTCGGCGGGGTCGGCGATGACACGCTGCGCGGCGGCAATGGCGTAGACTTACTCCAGGGCGGCCAGGGCAATGACCGACTTGACAGTGGCTTTGGGGGCGACAGTCTATTTGGCGGTGCTGGAGCCGATCAGTTTGTGCTGCGGGCAGGCAATGGCAACAACACGATTTTTGACTATCAAGATGGCGTTGATTCTTTTGTGCTGGATGGTTTAGATTTTGCCGATCTTGAGATTCAGCAAGGATTAGGCCACACAACGATTCAGACCAAAAACGAGCATACTTTAGTCACCTTAATTGGCATTCAAGCGTCTGCAATTGAGGCCACAGATTTTATTGTGCTGGTCTGAGTACTGCCTAAACTGATCACCAGCACTTTTCATACTGCTTAAAATCAGCAGTGAACGACTGATTCACCCAAATATTTGATAGCGAGCATAGAGATGGACAGCATCATCATTCAAGCCTCTGACCTTGATGGCAGCAATGGTTTCATCATCAGCGGTATCAATACAAACGACCAGACTGGTTTCTCAGTTAGTGCCGCAGGCGATTTCAACGGTGATGGCATTGGTGATCTGATCATTGGAGCACCCGCAGCCAACGCTCAAAATAGCCTCGGTAAAAGCTATGTTGTGTTCGGACAATCAACGGGCTTCAATGCCAGCCTGGATTTGGCTACATTGGATGGCAGCAACGGTTTCGTCCTCAATGGCGTTGAAGCAGGGGACTATTCTGGTTTCGCAGTTAGCAGTGCAGACGTTAATGGCGATGGTTTCGATGACGTCATTATTGGTTCATCGGGGCCATACTTTAATGCGCCCGGTGCCAAAACCCATGTTGTCTTTGGTCAAGCTGGCCCATTCTCTGCAAATGTTGACCTGTCGGATCTTGATGGCAGTAACGGTTTTCTCTTCAATGGCAACGTCGTCGCCAACTTCCCCGGTACGTCTGTCAGAGGTGCAGGAGATATTAATGGAGATGGCCTAGAGGATGTGATTATTGGAGCTTCCGGCGCCAATGATGATGTGGGAGAAAGCTATGTCATTTTTGGTCAGACTGAAGCATTCTCGGCGAGCTTTGGGGTTTCAGATCTCAATGGCAGCAATGGTTTTGTCATCAATGGCACTACCACACGTGGCAACTTTGGCTGGTCAGTCAGCGGTGCGGGTGACGTCAATGGAGACGGTTTTGACGATTTGATTATCGGCGCGATCAGTGGTGGACGAGGTGGTCGGGGACGGAGTCATATTGTGTTTGGCCAAGCAGCAGCATTTGCAC
The Acaryochloris thomasi RCC1774 genome window above contains:
- a CDS encoding ureidoglycolate lyase is translated as MNSTSTLKQLIAHPISSELFQPFGQVIFPSADGAAYGPQDAQLQLSNGTPRFYIMRLDAKGRQFHTITRHQQCTQCLGSLGGQDWLMAVAPPSEGKPNPDEIVAFQIPGNCFINLKMGTWHAGPYFEQAAIDFYNLELSDTNITDHETCNLKASYGLEFEILGSQS
- a CDS encoding Rpn family recombination-promoting nuclease/putative transposase, translated to MYDNTCKFLAETFSSDFATWLLGKPVPLTKLSPSELSLEPIRADALILLESEEHVLHIEFQTEPDATMPYRMADYRLRAFRRFPNKQMKQVVVYLTPTKSRFVHQTVFEIPGTRHEFGVVRLWEQPTQPFLDSPGLLPLAVLTQTLDKTQTLKQVAVQADSIQDKQVQSNVVASAAILAGLSLERSFINQVLRKEIMKQSVIYQDIIDEGRLEGHREGRLEESQSLILRQLNRRVGELPFELRSQLARLSLEQTEALAEALLDFAEQSDLVEWLERQ
- a CDS encoding peptidylprolyl isomerase yields the protein MTRAIMETNKGTINLELFAQDAPNTVKNFVDLANKGFYDGLTFHRVIPNFMIQGGCPKGTGTAGPGYTIKCEINDNKHKAGTLSMAHAGKDTGGSQFFICHAPQAHLDGVHTTFGQTEDMDVVNAIAQGDKITSLKIEDS
- a CDS encoding TIGR03032 family protein, whose translation is MHPPHDDSQRISESTKTPALEINASRQFTSWLAEQQVSLTFTTYQAGKVFFIGLQPDGKLSVFERTFNRCMGLFAQDSSLYMSSLYQLWRFENALEPGQTHQGHDRLYVPQIGYVTGDLDIHDIVVDRDGQLIFVNTLFSCLATVCDRNSFIPLWQPPFITKLAAEDRCHLNGLAMRDGKARYVTAVSRSDVTEGWRDRRQDGGCMIDIVSNEIVASGLSMPHSPRWYRDKLWVLNSGTGEFGFIDLEFGTFQPVAFCPGYLRGLAFCGDFAIVGLSKPRENKTFSGLPFNETLKEKDVEPRCGLLVIDLRSGDIVHTLNLEGIVTEMYDVAFLPGVQRPMAIGFKTDEIRRTITVGSSSTQLIN
- a CDS encoding FG-GAP repeat protein, whose product is MITVSLSNLNGENGFVVRRITFPDPSEGVGSSVSGAGDINGDGFDDLILGPDSGMYKYGETKVYVIYGSSENTSGSLGLADLNGNNGFIIESANPNSTSIRPSSFGSEYSIETGTADSNAGFSVSGLGDINGDGIDDFIIGAPRRPLKIPFSPPTPVGSGQGYVVFGRSEGFSKNFSLAELDGETGFVIESDTTGSLTGQSVSNVGDFNGDGLDDIIIGAPGLDPAGTSYLIFGSDKGFDKSLALSDLNGSNGFALSGSSIGDQTGTAVSGAGDVNGDGFDDLIVAAPNGSNAAGITYVLFGTNTTPRSINVDSLNGNNGFAIFGEETYDISGLSVSDIDDFNGDGFDDLIIGTGSGTNGVGVSHVIFGQADGFPAALNVNEIDGRNGFSIVGEERTGAGRSVSGAGDINGDGLGDVIVGAPDTNYLAGASYVLFGQQDSVEPAVDLANLSPSQGFLIPGDENFSRGSNSYAYIGDAVSGAGDINGDGIDDLVIGSRGGFIIGTGSAQSYVVFGNAPPELDLNSKQDGLNSTATFTQGAISLARPGSIAVTDANTSTLRSATISITNPLDNESEILAANVNDTEITATYDSATSTLTLTGKDTLENYQRVLATITYNNTADSPDPTDRSIQFVINDGADFSNESAMADGRSETIATTAITFELLNRIDGTSDPDTLFGSREADRIIGFGGNDFISGRSGNDVLAGRSGNDQIFGNNGNDSLNGNRGNDLLNGGSGDDLLRAGQGKDKLFGSRGDDILRGNQGNDILLGGSGNDSLNGGKGLDLLYGSSGDDSLKGGSGGDRLFGGVGDDTLRGGNGIDLLQGSQGHDRLDGGFGSDSLFGGAGSDQFVLRAGDGNDIIFDYQDDIDSFALDGLDLADLEIHQGLGQTTVRVRETQETLATLLNIQASIVEDTDFTIST